Within the uncultured Draconibacterium sp. genome, the region GCCAACGATAGTTGAGTCAAAACCGTTTAACGAAGCAGTTTGCATCAAATCCATTGCTTTTCCTTCAGCAAAACCTTCTTTGATGTCAATCAATACTATTTCATCTGCAAAATCTTTAATTGCGATATACTCGGCACAACTTGCACCTACTGCACCTGCTCCAACTACTGTTACTTTCATTTTACTAGTGAGTTTTATTATTATAAAATCGTTTTATCTATAAACAATTGTCTGTCAAATTGTTTTAAGGCACGCAAAGTTAATTTTTTTTCGCGATGTTCGAAATAATTCAGAGCCCCCAAAATCGGTTTAACAAATTGGTAAAACATACGATTTGCGGCTCGAATCCGAAGTGATTTTTGTCACGTATGTTTGATTTTTACGAAATCGGACAAGAATGGTTCAGTGTACTTTTGCAACCGCCAAAATCCCTTAATTAAACCAGTAAGTCATTTTTAAAACCACCGCCCTGTTTCGTGAGTTCCAGCTTCCGGTAAAATAATTGTCGGTGTACACCAGGTAAATATCCGAAACCGGTTGGTATCGCCACTGAAATCGTGAGTTGATATTCAGATTATCAATTTGCTCGTTGTACTGCACAAAAGTCGACCAGAAAATTTTATCAGTGAAAGTAATATCCATTTTCGGGCCCACGAGCCAGAATTTTTCGCGGCTAAACGGATCGCCCAAATCCATATCAGTGTAGTTAAAATTCATGGTCAGGTTTACATAGGGTTGAAAGCGGTAACCGATCTCTCCCTGAATGTACTGAATATCACCACTGTAAAAACTGCCTTTTGAGGCTTCAGCTTCCCAGGTAAACAACGATTTGCGCGTTGATTGATAGGAAACAGAAAAAAGTCCAAAATCATATTCCGAGCCTGCAGGCAGGAAATTATCAGGATCTTGCGTAGGATTAAAATCGTTGCTCAGCTTTACAAACTGGTCACTATATTCAAAACTCAGTTCGGCACGGTTTGCAAAGGTAAGCTCGTATTCAAACTTATATTCATGCTCAATTAAATCATTGTCGGGATTATAATAATTATCGAGCAGCACACTCGGGCCATGACTCGCCACTTTTTTATTCGGCACAAAAGTATATCCTCCCGAACCACCAATATAATTGTAACCTGTTCGGCGTACGTAACCGGCCTCGGCACGGTAATTTTCGCCCACCGAAGTTTCGTAAATACCCAAATGCAAATGCGGAGTACTGTACATCAACATGGCTCCCTGTGCATATTGTTTATCGGGATTATCAGGTTGAAAAGAGCGGTGGTAAAAGAACTTTCCGTCCCACACATTATCTTTACTAGCCAGGATATAGTCGAAACCAATAACCCGGTTATGCATGCTGGTGTCCGATGGCACATCAAAATATTCTTTGTTAACGGCAATAAATCCAAGGCTCGATCGCGTAAACATTTTCTTCTGAACAGAAGCCACGGTAAAATTCCGCGCCAGGTTTTCGCTGGTTTCTTCGGTGGCCATATTCATAAAACCTACCCGCCAGTCGTTACCAATCTTTCCACTTAATCGGGCACCGGCCAGCACCGGAGCATCCAAACCAATTCTTCGCGAGAAAAATGGGGTTAAGGTGTGGGCGTATCCATAACTTGAAAACAGGTCACTGTTTTCGAGAAAGAACTGTCGTTTTTCAGGAAAGAACAATTCGAAACGATCGATATTGGTTACCTGCTGATCAACTTCAACCTGTGCAAAATCGGGATTATACGTCAGGTCGAGTGTCATCGACGATGAGATACCAACTTTGGCATCAAAACCAACATCGGTACGATAATCGGTACTTGTTCCGGCCTCAAAATCTTTTGATGCTCCGCCAAGTAAATAAGGAATTACAGAAAATTGCATTTTCGATTTTGGCAGCGGCTCCTCAAATTTCATGCGTCCGGTGTAGGCCAGCGATGCCGTTGGGAACTGCCGTGGCACAGGCGCCCAGGCCGACTTTTCATTCGATTTTAAATCGAGGCGGCTAAAATTCACATTCCACTCCTTGCTTCCATTGGGGTAACGCACCGACTTAAAAGGAATACGCATTTCGCTCACCCAGCGGTCGTCGTAATGTTTGGTTTCCATCTCCCATTTACAATCCCAATCCAGCGAAATATTGCTTCCGTTGCTCATGGTTCCGTCCCATTTTGCTCCCGAGGCCGATACTCCAAACGAAAAACCATTTGTCTGGTCTAAAAATGTATCGAAAAATATAAGCAGGTTGTCGTTATTACCAAAGCTAAAATCGCGCCGGAAAGATTCCATGATACGTTTGCCGGGCAACTTGTCGTAAAAAATCTGTGCTACATACAAAGCTTTGTCGTCATACGCCATCATCATAGTCGATGGTTGTGTGGCAAATCCGGTATCGACAGGCAACACCCGGTAAAAATTTCCGGTTTTCTGTGCAAACTCCCAATCGGGCTCATCAATAACACCATCAATGGTTATCCCGCCATCCCTGATTTTTTTTACATGATAAATAAAATCCTTATTAAAAGTATTGACAGTACTGTCTGATTTTGTTTTAAAACCGTTGGCTGTTCCGCTTACCGATAGCAGAAAACAAAACACAAAGACCAAAGACAACTTCATACGAAATAGCTTTAATTGATTTAGGTATAATAAGTTGTCGACAAAGATATTCAAATTGTTATAACCACAAAGTGTCAATTATATCCATTAATCAAGTTTATATAAAAATCTCAACAAGAAATTAATAAACAATGACATTCATTAAAATCAGTTGACATCAAATCTTCGGAGCTCAATCCTTGAGCAGATTAGGTTATAGCATTAAGCTCTGAGGGACTAATTATATCCTCTGAAGCTCAAACGATACCTTCAGAAGTACCCCCTTTAATAAGAATGATTTTAGAATGATGATTAACGAATGAAGACTATAGAAGAAGTAGGCAAACAACAATAGGCAAATCTCAAATGTGCTCTATGTAAGTAATGTGGTTCAAAAAACTTTAGGTATTTGTGTGTTAACTAACAAATAAAAAGCCTCCGACTTTTCAGCCGGAGGCACAAAAAACAATGTTCAAGCAAGATCTGCTACAAGGTGATTGGTACACCGTTGTAGAAATCAAGTATTTTCGTGCGGAAAATATATTCGTATTTTGCTTGTAACAGATCCGACTGAGCATTGGTCAGATTTGTTTTACTTTGGTTGTATTCTACTGAGTTGATCATTCCCACATTAAACTTTTCTTCGGTGTAACGGAAAGCTTCTTTCATCGATGCCACTGCTTTATCGGTTGAAATGTAACGATTAAAAGCAGCCAGGGCGTTGGTATATACCTGCTCAATGTCTCTACGTAAAACATTGCGACTTTGTTGTAATTGATACTCGTAATCAGCAATCTGCATTTCTGAGTTCGTAATATTGTTTTTCACCTGGAAACGATTGAAAATAGGTATACTCAAAGTTAATCCCAGGCTCGAGCGGCTGTTGTTTTTCAATTGTTCGCCCAAATCAATGCGGTTTCCTTCAAAGTCTTTGTACTGGTTGTTGTACTGGTTATAATAGTTGGCACCAAAACTCAAATTCGGGTAACGATTTCCCTTTACAATATCCAACTGTTTCATCGCACTTTGAACGCGCAACTGGGCAGCTTTTATTTCGGGGCGTACATTAATAGCCGTGCTAAAGACATCGTAGGCGTTTATCATGGTCAGGTTGGCCTGAATTTGGGGCAATACGGGCTCTTCAATCGTAAAACTCTCGGCCATGGGTAATTCCAAAAACTGGAACAAATTAAGGTAAGCAAGCTGTACCCGGTTTTGTGCATTTACCAAATCCAGTTCCTCGCGAGCCAGCTGCGCCTCAATTTCCAGCAAAGCTCCCCGTGCTTCACTTCCAGCGTCAACAAGTTGTTTTGTGCGTTCAATCTGTTGTTTGGTTACCTCGATGGTAGCCTCGGCAACCAATTGCACCTCCTGCGCAAACAGTATTTCGAGATATTCGGCTGCAATCGACAGCATAATATCATCTTTTGTTTTTTGCAGATCGGCCATTGTTGCCTGTAAATCGAGTTCGCGCATTTTAACGGTGTTGCTCAATGTCATTCCGTTAAAAAGTGTCATACTGGTATTTAATCCACCAGCAACACTTGCCGAGTTAATATTGTCGTACGTATTGTCGTAGGTTAACGAGCGACCGAAACTAAAGTCGTTGCTCACCTGGCCATTCAGGTTAGGCAGTTTATCATCTTTTGCCTGCTTAACCAGCGTTTCGTTGTATCTTGTATTTATCTCCTGTCGTTTTACCTGAAGGTTGTTTTCGATGGCGTAATCGAAACAGGCTTGTAAATCCCATACGTTTTGCGCCTGCAGGTTCAAGGCTCCTGCCGACAGTAATATTCCTAAAAATAAGGTTAAAAGACTCTTCATCATGTATTGTTTTTTGTTTTGCCACTAATTTACATAAAGCAATGTGAATTACCTACTGTTACCCATTATTGGCTTGTGCTTCCTGTACTTTCTTCGGATCGATCTTTTCGCCTTTCACTTTATCCTCAGCTTTCAAACCTTCGGTAATTTCAATATTTATCCCGTCAGAAAGGCCGGTGTGTACCCAACGTTTTTCGTAGTTTGGTTCTTCGGCCGAACCTACGTTCACCTCAACAAACGACGAGTCGTTTTCAAACTGAAGCAATCCTTCAGGAATAACCATCACATTGTCTTTGCGCTCTAAAACGATATTGGCGTTTGCGCTGTATCCGGCTCGGATAAACTGACCCTCTTTCAGTTTTACATTTGCTTTAATTTCAAACTGAATGGCCCCGTTCTCTTCAACACCTTTTGGCGAAATATATTCCAGAACGGCAGCAAATTTTTCTTTATCGATAGCACCAATTTCCAGTTCAATTGGCATTCCTTCGCGAATTTTTCCTACCTCTGTTTCATCAACATTTCCTTCAAATATCATATCGTTCATATTGGCAACCGACGCAATGGTAGTTCCTGCGTTAAAGGTATTTGCCTGAATTACAGAGTTCCCTTCTTCAACCGGAACATCCAGCACCATTCCGTTAATGGTTGAGCGCACCAGTGTATTAGTAGCCGTTTCAGCCTTTTTTGTTACACCGTTTTTAATTAATTCCAGATTATTTTCGGCAGCAGCCATTTCTTCTTTTGCAGAATCGTAAGCCACTTTCGCCGATTTAAACTCTTCGTACGAGATCACTTCTTTATCGAATAATTTCTGCTGACGATCATAATCGATCTGTGCATCTTCAAAACCAATTTTTGCACGGTTTACACGTGTTTCAGCCGAATTCAGCGTTACCATATCAGGAATAATTTTGATACGTGCTACCACCTGTCCTTTGGTAATTTTATCGCCGGCTTCAACAAATAACTCGTCAATAATTCCGGAAACCTGCGGAACGATCTCAATTTCAAATCGCGGCACCACCGATCCGGTAGCCACCGTTTTCATTACTACATCGCTGTAGAACGGATTCTTGTTCTCAAAATAATCGGTTTTCTTTTTCGATTTGTTGTACAGGAAGAAAAGCGTTCCTCCAAATATTGCAACCAATACTACAACTCCTAAAATTTTAAATACTTTCTTCATGGCTAATTTGCTTTTATTGTTTTTTGTTCGTTTTTATTTTTAACACTTAGACTGAAGGTCACTAAGTTTTTTTGCTTATTGACGTTTGCCTATTGCCAACTTTTCTTAAATATCGTTACTCTGTATTTGTCGTTCTTATCAGCTTTCTGCTTTTCTTGCTCCAAAGAGCTTTTGATCTTTACTCATCGCCTCATCGTGGAGCGCATCTTCTTTTTATTTTCTTATCCCGGAGCTAAAGCACCGGGCTAATCATATTTCGCTCCCCCGAAGCTTTTTCCATTCCATCTGAAATCTACAATCGTTAATCGCCATTCAACATTCATTCTTCTTACTCGTCCCTCAACGCGTCAATCGGTTTAATACTTACCGCCCGTCGCGCCGGAATTAACCCGGCAAAAATCCCGGAAACCACAAGTACCGATAGTGCTCCAACTGCCATTCGAAAACTAATTTCCGGATGACGGAAGAAGATATCATCACTGCCGCCGGCATTCATTTCCAGTACCATATTCAGCAGCTCCAGTAATCCTACTCCCAGCGCCAGTCCAATGTATCCGGCTAGTACGGTCAGAAAAACACTTTCGGCAACAATATGCAGAATCACTTTCCCGGGAGTGGCACCAATGGCTCGTTGGATACCAATTTCCTGGGTGCGTTCTTTAATAATTACCAACATAATATTGCTCACGCCAATTACACCTGCCAGTAAGGTTCCAATTCCCACGATCCAGGTTAACACCTGAATTCCGGTGAACAGTCCCATATATTTTTTCCATTCAACTTCGATGTTAAATGACCCGACAGCCTGTTGATCGTCGGGAGCAACACTGTGGCGTTCTTTCATCAATTCTTTTAATCGGGCTTCTACTTTACTTACAGGAATACCGGGCTGTGATGTTACCGAGAAGAAATGCACATCGTCGCCCATGTTAAAGGTTTTTTGCATGGTGGTGAATGGCATTATTATCGTTTCGTTCTTACGGCCTCCGCCAATGTTTACGCGGGTTTCGCCTTTTACCACACCAACCACCTGAAAGTAAACGCCGTTAATTTTCAGGTATTCGCCAATCGGATCTTCATCCTTGTCAAACATCACTTCCACTACGCGCTCGCCAATATTTACCACTTTTCGCGAATGCTGAATATCGATGGTATTGATCAGTCGTCCCTGAAGCGGTGTCCACGGATCGATTTTGAAAAACTCAGGATAATCACCATAAATATTAAAGGCACCTGTTTTTTTACCACGAATTACATTATCACCACCACCGCTGCTCGGTCCGAATAATCGTGGCGACAAATATTCAATATCGCTGATATTGGCTTTTATGTATTCAATATCTGTGTTTTTGTAATTCCAGCGTCGTCCCCGTTGAAATCCTTTATAAGGCACGCTGGTGCGCTCGGTCCAGAAGAATGCCGAGTTGGATGCAAAAGCTTTAATTCCGTCCATCACCCCGTTTTCAAGGGCGCGGCCGGCTCCCGACATAATTATCAGCATAAATATTCCCCAGAACACACCGAAAGCGGTCATAAAACTGCGCATCCGGTTTTTCTTTAAAGCGCTTAATATTTCTTTCCAAAGGTCTAAGTCGAACATTGTTTTCTGCTTTTGTTTTCGTTTCTGTTATTCGTCGCGTAATGCCTCTATCGGTTTAATTTTTGCAGCTCGTTTGGCCGGAATATACCCGGCAATAGCTCCGGCTACAACCAGCAAAAGAGTAGCCGACATAGCAATACCTATATCGACAGTCGGGTTACGAAATATCGTTTCTCCATTTCCTCCGTTTGTTGCAGCTGAAGCTTCAAATTGTTTCTCAACAATAAAATTCAATCCTTCCATGAGGCCGGTTCCAAGGACTAATCCGATGTATCCGGCAATAGTGGTAATCATTACGGCTTCCAGAAGAATTAATCCAATTACCGAGGAAGGACTGGCACCAATGGCTTTTCGGATTCCAATTTCTTTTGTGCGTTCTTTTACCACGATAAGCATAATGTTGCTTACTCCAACCACTCCTGCAATCAGAGTTCCGATTCCAATAATCCAGATGAAAATATCGATGGCCTGGAAGATTTTCATGGTTTGAATCACATCCTCCAGTTTACTGTATGATCCCATAGCCGATTCATCAGTAGCATCGAATTTATGTTTGCGGGCCAATCTTTCTCTAACACGGTTTTCGATGGCCTGGCTTTCTTCTATCGTTTCTGCGTTAATGGTTAAGGCAAAATTGTGCAGGCGGTTTGATCCGTTAAATACTTTTTGCCCCGTAGTTACCGGGATGTAGGCATTTCGGTGACGCGTACCACCGCCTTCTTTACAAATTCCAACCACTTTAAAAGGAATATTATTCACACGAACATATTCACCAATAGCCTCTTTCCCATCAAAAAGTGCATCGTAAATATCTTTACCCAGCACTACCGATTTCCGGGTTTGATCAATGTCAACCTGGTTTACAAAACGACCGTCAACAATTTCAATCGACTCCACATCTTTTAAGTCAGGATGACAAGTTACTGCCGTGTATTCGCCGTATTCACTTCCATAGGAGAACAAGTTTCCGCCAATGTAATAACGCCCCGAGGTATTTTCAATTCCTTCCAGATCTTTCAAAATATCGTAATCAGCATTAGTGAAGCGGATTTCCCTGTTTTCCTGCATTCCTTTGTACGGAATACTAGTGCGGCCACTCCATAACCACATGGCATTTATGGCATTGCGCATAAAGTTTTCCGACACGCCATTGCTTAAACCATTACCGGCTCCCAACAGGATCATTAACATAAAAATCCCCCAGGCAACGCTAAATCCGGTAAGGAAAGTGCGCATTTTATT harbors:
- a CDS encoding ABC transporter permease produces the protein MFDLDLWKEILSALKKNRMRSFMTAFGVFWGIFMLIIMSGAGRALENGVMDGIKAFASNSAFFWTERTSVPYKGFQRGRRWNYKNTDIEYIKANISDIEYLSPRLFGPSSGGGDNVIRGKKTGAFNIYGDYPEFFKIDPWTPLQGRLINTIDIQHSRKVVNIGERVVEVMFDKDEDPIGEYLKINGVYFQVVGVVKGETRVNIGGGRKNETIIMPFTTMQKTFNMGDDVHFFSVTSQPGIPVSKVEARLKELMKERHSVAPDDQQAVGSFNIEVEWKKYMGLFTGIQVLTWIVGIGTLLAGVIGVSNIMLVIIKERTQEIGIQRAIGATPGKVILHIVAESVFLTVLAGYIGLALGVGLLELLNMVLEMNAGGSDDIFFRHPEISFRMAVGALSVLVVSGIFAGLIPARRAVSIKPIDALRDE
- a CDS encoding DUF5916 domain-containing protein, which gives rise to MKLSLVFVFCFLLSVSGTANGFKTKSDSTVNTFNKDFIYHVKKIRDGGITIDGVIDEPDWEFAQKTGNFYRVLPVDTGFATQPSTMMMAYDDKALYVAQIFYDKLPGKRIMESFRRDFSFGNNDNLLIFFDTFLDQTNGFSFGVSASGAKWDGTMSNGSNISLDWDCKWEMETKHYDDRWVSEMRIPFKSVRYPNGSKEWNVNFSRLDLKSNEKSAWAPVPRQFPTASLAYTGRMKFEEPLPKSKMQFSVIPYLLGGASKDFEAGTSTDYRTDVGFDAKVGISSSMTLDLTYNPDFAQVEVDQQVTNIDRFELFFPEKRQFFLENSDLFSSYGYAHTLTPFFSRRIGLDAPVLAGARLSGKIGNDWRVGFMNMATEETSENLARNFTVASVQKKMFTRSSLGFIAVNKEYFDVPSDTSMHNRVIGFDYILASKDNVWDGKFFYHRSFQPDNPDKQYAQGAMLMYSTPHLHLGIYETSVGENYRAEAGYVRRTGYNYIGGSGGYTFVPNKKVASHGPSVLLDNYYNPDNDLIEHEYKFEYELTFANRAELSFEYSDQFVKLSNDFNPTQDPDNFLPAGSEYDFGLFSVSYQSTRKSLFTWEAEASKGSFYSGDIQYIQGEIGYRFQPYVNLTMNFNYTDMDLGDPFSREKFWLVGPKMDITFTDKIFWSTFVQYNEQIDNLNINSRFQWRYQPVSDIYLVYTDNYFTGSWNSRNRAVVLKMTYWFN
- a CDS encoding TolC family protein, with the translated sequence MMKSLLTLFLGILLSAGALNLQAQNVWDLQACFDYAIENNLQVKRQEINTRYNETLVKQAKDDKLPNLNGQVSNDFSFGRSLTYDNTYDNINSASVAGGLNTSMTLFNGMTLSNTVKMRELDLQATMADLQKTKDDIMLSIAAEYLEILFAQEVQLVAEATIEVTKQQIERTKQLVDAGSEARGALLEIEAQLAREELDLVNAQNRVQLAYLNLFQFLELPMAESFTIEEPVLPQIQANLTMINAYDVFSTAINVRPEIKAAQLRVQSAMKQLDIVKGNRYPNLSFGANYYNQYNNQYKDFEGNRIDLGEQLKNNSRSSLGLTLSIPIFNRFQVKNNITNSEMQIADYEYQLQQSRNVLRRDIEQVYTNALAAFNRYISTDKAVASMKEAFRYTEEKFNVGMINSVEYNQSKTNLTNAQSDLLQAKYEYIFRTKILDFYNGVPITL
- a CDS encoding ABC transporter permease; its protein translation is MFDIDKWQEIFATIKKNKMRTFLTGFSVAWGIFMLMILLGAGNGLSNGVSENFMRNAINAMWLWSGRTSIPYKGMQENREIRFTNADYDILKDLEGIENTSGRYYIGGNLFSYGSEYGEYTAVTCHPDLKDVESIEIVDGRFVNQVDIDQTRKSVVLGKDIYDALFDGKEAIGEYVRVNNIPFKVVGICKEGGGTRHRNAYIPVTTGQKVFNGSNRLHNFALTINAETIEESQAIENRVRERLARKHKFDATDESAMGSYSKLEDVIQTMKIFQAIDIFIWIIGIGTLIAGVVGVSNIMLIVVKERTKEIGIRKAIGASPSSVIGLILLEAVMITTIAGYIGLVLGTGLMEGLNFIVEKQFEASAATNGGNGETIFRNPTVDIGIAMSATLLLVVAGAIAGYIPAKRAAKIKPIEALRDE
- a CDS encoding efflux RND transporter periplasmic adaptor subunit, with amino-acid sequence MKKVFKILGVVVLVAIFGGTLFFLYNKSKKKTDYFENKNPFYSDVVMKTVATGSVVPRFEIEIVPQVSGIIDELFVEAGDKITKGQVVARIKIIPDMVTLNSAETRVNRAKIGFEDAQIDYDRQQKLFDKEVISYEEFKSAKVAYDSAKEEMAAAENNLELIKNGVTKKAETATNTLVRSTINGMVLDVPVEEGNSVIQANTFNAGTTIASVANMNDMIFEGNVDETEVGKIREGMPIELEIGAIDKEKFAAVLEYISPKGVEENGAIQFEIKANVKLKEGQFIRAGYSANANIVLERKDNVMVIPEGLLQFENDSSFVEVNVGSAEEPNYEKRWVHTGLSDGINIEITEGLKAEDKVKGEKIDPKKVQEAQANNG